Part of the Brassica oleracea var. oleracea cultivar TO1000 chromosome C8, BOL, whole genome shotgun sequence genome is shown below.
TACCCCTGTTTATAGCTACATGTCTCGTATAAACAAGGGGGGTGATAACGTAATTGAGAGATGTAAACCAGTGTTGACGCTGCCATGTCATCCGCCGCTTAAATCTCCAGGGGTATCTCTGTAAATTAAAAGAATTGCGCGCTTCATTAACGCGCCGTTTAAATCTCTTGTCTTGGTTCTTGACGCCGTGTAAACGGAATCCTTCACCGAGGTTTAGTATTTTCCGACTTTGTGCCTGTGTTGTCAGCTTTTCATGCTGTAGTTTGTGAAGGATAAACTTTGAAACTGAAGAATCTATGTGTTTTGAGTGGAGATAGGATTTGAGAAGAGTGAAAGAAGTGGCGATGGAGTCACCAAAATGGTGGTGGATTGGAAACCACAACACCACTAGTTTCTCTGCGTGGCTTCATTCTACTCTCTCTGGTAACTTCTTCCTCTATTTCTTGGTTCTGAGAAGAAGAAAAGAAACTTTCTTTCCTCTCTTTAATTCGACTAGTAGTGACGAAAAAGTGTTTTGACTTCATTGATATTTTGACATGGTGAATTTTTTTGGTTTTTCAATTGAAGAGTTGGATGAAAAGACAAAGGAAATGCTGCGAGTGATTGATGAGGATGCGGATACTTTTGCCGCACGAGCTGAGATGTACTATAAGAAGAGGCCTGAGCTTGTTGCCATGGTCGAAGATTTCTACCGTTCGCATCGCTCCTTAGCCGAGAGGCACGACTTGTTGCGACCCTCTTCTGCTCACAAACATGGCTCAGAGAATCATCATAAGACTTGCAATGAGTCTTCTTGCCCCGACTCCAAGGCTTGTGAGACTCATGACCACTACGCTGAGTCTGAAGTGGATGACGGTGAAAACAAATGGCTCGATGAAGGTGAGTCATCCCCAGTCGATTATGGTGAAGCCAATGAGAATTATCAGATGATGAAGGAAGAGATGGAGAGGCTGAGGGAGGAGAATAAGTTTTACAGTGAAATGGTGAGAGAGAAAGATGACGAGAAGAGAGAAGCTATAAGGCAGATGAGTTTAGCGATCGACATGCTCAAAGAAGAGAACTCGGAGCTCAAGGGATGTGTTTCTTCTGTTGTTGCAAAGCATAGTAATAAGGAAAATGATGTTTCTCAGAGGAAGCAACAGATGCGGAAGCCATATTCGAGTTTAAGAAGATTAGGCTTGAAGGGCTTTTGGGGAGGGTAGTAGGCAAATGGGTTCTCCCAAAGACGGATTCTACTTCCCGAGAGAGCTCATGACTCTTTGAAAACATCAGAGAGGCATGTGTGATCAAGAAGAGAAACTGAGCAACTTTCTCAAAGTGTCTTTGTAATCTGTGACAGGTACGAGTATACTCAATTAGTTAGTGTAAGGCTTGATAGGATTGTAGTTATATATCTAAGTGGTCTATGCATGTTTGTTTTACACTTTCTGTTCATTTAATTTGTTCTTTCTTTTGGAAGTCAATCTTTTGTTCTTTAATTCTGCAAGTTTCTCGTTGTTGTTGTGTGTATTAAGGCAATGAGGTTAACAGACTACCATGAAAATCATAAGTGCTATTGCTCAATGCGAATGAACGATTAAAACAAAACAAAATTACACTCTTCCTTTTCTTTCCATTATTTCAACTTTGTATAGCACAACATACAACAAAGAAAAAGAAAGTGTTAAAGAGACGTGACACAATAAAGAGAGCACACTGAACATTAAACTAACACAAGGTAAACAAAAATATAGTATGTATTATCTATCTAATTCTGCT
Proteins encoded:
- the LOC106307690 gene encoding protein NETWORKED 3A-like, producing MESPKWWWIGNHNTTSFSAWLHSTLSELDEKTKEMLRVIDEDADTFAARAEMYYKKRPELVAMVEDFYRSHRSLAERHDLLRPSSAHKHGSENHHKTCNESSCPDSKACETHDHYAESEVDDGENKWLDEGESSPVDYGEANENYQMMKEEMERLREENKFYSEMVREKDDEKREAIRQMSLAIDMLKEENSELKGCVSSVVAKHSNKENDVSQRKQQMRKPYSSLRRLGLKGFWGG